A segment of the Lolium perenne isolate Kyuss_39 chromosome 3, Kyuss_2.0, whole genome shotgun sequence genome:
ctctctatatgcggaaacttttgaagttactcttgttttatcttcctaagcTTGTCaccttgttcttcatgaatttatttgtgtacaagattcctatgcataggaagtgggttagacttaaatgtgttttgaatttgcttcttgatgctctcttttgcttcaactcttatttcttgcaagagcatcattaaaactgttgagcccatcttaatggctataaagaaagcacttctttggagataacccatgtttttattttgctaccgttttgttgtgtcttggaagttgttactactgtagcaacctctccttatctttattttattgcattgttgtgccaagtgaagtctctaatagaaggttgatactagatttggatttctgcgcagaaacagatttctatctgtcacgaatttggacaGGGCTCTCTATAGgcaactcataaaaatctgccaatttacgtgagtgatcctcagatatgtacgcaactttaattagttttgagttttctgatttgagcaacggaagtacctcttaaaaattcgtctttactggctgttctgttttgatagattctgtctctattttttgcattgtctcttgtggactttaagcaaggctttctagacgtggagagctgtagctaatgttttattgagttcttgcaatgtgtcactacaggactaaagtggattaaagttttttttgagtactaacccctctaatgaagtttatgagaagtttggtgtgaaggaagttttcaagggtcaagacaggaggatgatatatgatcaagaagagtgaagagtctaagtttggggatgcccccgtggttcatccctgcatatttcaagaagactcaagcgtctaagcttggggatgcccaaggcatccccttcttcatcaacaacttatcaggtcactactattgaaactatatttttattcggtcacatcttatgtgctttacttggagcgtctgtatgtttttgtctttgtttttgtttgaataaaatcggatcctagcattctttgtgtgggagagagacacgctccgctgttgcatatgaacactggtgttcttagctttactcttaatgttcatggcgaaggttgaaactgcttcgttcattgttatttggtttgaaacataaaatgcttcatgtggtaattggtatattgtctcgaataatttgatacttggcaatatttttgctcatatagatcatgtttaagctcttgcatcatgtagattgcacctattaatgaagaactaatgtagagcttgttgaaatttggtttgcatgattggtctctctaaagtctagatattttctggtgagggtttgaacaacaaggaagacagtgtagagtcttataatgcttgcaatatgttcttatgtaagttttgctgtaccggttcatacttgtgtttgcttcaaacaaccttgctagcctaagccttgtattgagaggggttacttctcgtgcatccaaaatccttgagccaaaaacaatgccatttgtgtccaccatacctacctactacatggtatttctctgccattccaaagtaaattgcctgagtgctacctttaaaattccattctttgtctttgcaatatatagctcatgggaaaaatggcttaaaaactattgtggtattgaatatgtcgcttatgtatcttatttcttataagttgcttgttgagcggtaaccatgttcctggggacgccatcaactatttcacctttgttgaatatcatgtgagttgctatgcatgttcatcttgtctgaagtaagggtgatttatcatgatcaaatggtttgagtatgcatattgttagagaagaacattgggccgctaactaaagccatgatccatggtggaagtttcagtttggacaacaatcctcaatctcttatgagaatattatctgttgttgaatgcttatgcattaaagaggagtccattatctgttgtccatgttgtcccagtatggatgtctaagttgagaataatcaaaagcgagaaatccaatgcgagctttctccttagacctttgtacaggcagcatagaggtacccctttgtgacacttggttgaaacatatgctatgcaatgataatccatgtaaatccaagctaattaggacaaggtgcgggcactattggtaatctatgcatgaggcttgcaacttataagatatcttatgcataacacatatgaattattactaccgtcgacaaaattgtttctatgttttcaaaataaaagctctagcacaaatatagcaatccatgcttccctctgcgaagggccattcttttacttttatgttgagtcagtttacctacttctttctatcttagaagcaaacacttgtgtcaacggtgtgcattgattcctacatacttgcttatttgcattcatcatattactttgtgttgacaattatccatgagataaacatgttgaagttgaaagcaactgctgaaacttatatcttcctttgtgttgcttcaaaactttctactaagaatctattgctttatgagttaactcctatgcaagtcttattgatgcttgtcttgaaagtactattcatgaaaagtctttgctatatgattcagttgtttattcattgtctttaccattgcttcgaatcacttcattcgttacatatgctttacaatagtattgatcaagattatgatagcatgtcacttcagaaattatcctttttatcgtttacctactcgagggcgagtaggaactaagcttggggatgcttgatacgtctcaaacgtatctataatttcttatgttccatgctacttttatgatgatactcacatgttttatacacactttatgtcattattatgcattttccggcactaacctattgacgagatgccgaagagccagttgctgttttctgctgtttttggtttcagaaatcctacaaaggaaatattctgggaatcggacaaaatcaacgcccagggtcctattttccacggaagcttccagagcaccgaagagggaccagaggggagccaagggggccccaccccacctggcggcgcggccaagggggggcgcgcccccctatggtgtgggtcccccaggacccctccgaggctacccttccacctacttaaagcctccatcgcgaaaaccctaaaagaataagccacgatacggaaaacctccagagccgccgccatcgcgaagtcaagttcggggacagaagtctctgttccggcacgccgccgggacggggaattgcccacggaagccatctccaccgccatcttcatcgccgttgctgtctcccatgatgaggagggagtagttctcccccgaggctgagggctctaccggtagctatgtggttcatctctctctcccatggtgtgatctttatgtgatcatgacctttgtatcactattaatctatgtgctactctagtgatgttattaaagtagtctattcctcctccatgatgtaatgttgacagtgtgtgcatcatgtagtacttggcgtaggttatgattgtaatctcttgtagattatgaagttaactattactatgatagtattgatgcgatctattccccctttcatagctattgttgacagtgtgtatgctatgttagtactcggtctaaattgcaacggtctattatgcactctagaggttactttaatatgaactccggatgttgtggagcttgtttactccggcttgaggtgtgcttttgtagccctacacaatgaatggtgtttgttatccaacaagagagtgtagagtagttttattatgtgatcattgttgagagtgtccactagtgaaagtaggatccctaggccttgtttctaagcattgaatctccgtttattactgttccactgcatgtttactcgctgccatatttatttcagattgttattaccactcatattcatccatatcacttgcattttactatctcttcgccgaactagtgcacctatacatctgacaagtgtattaggtgtgttgggggacacaagagacttcttgtatcgtaattgcagggttgcttgagagggatatctttgcacTACAAGAGAACTGGCCCGTAGAGACACTATTTTGGTCCCATAGAGACACTTATTTTGTCTCTACACAGTTTTAGGGACATTGTCCACAATGGCACAAAAGTGTCACTACGTGCAGTGTGTCTTAGACCGTAGAGTCACTTTGCAAAATGTCAATATATGACATAAGGTCACCTTGTAGAGACACCAAGTTGTGTATTTACACATATATAGGCACTTCAAAGATACAATTGGAATATGTGTGTACACGTATAGAGGCATTTTCATACCGCATTTTAACTTGTCTCTAAAATTATAGAGACATTTTATTGTGACAATTTATCAATCTCTAAAATATAGACATTTTAATGAGGCATTTATTTAGTCTCTAGAAATATATAAAGGCATTGTGTAGAGACATTCGTATTGTCCATTTCAATAATGTAGGCACTTGTTATGGCATTATATTATGTCTCCGTAAATATAAAGGCATTGCGTAGAGACATTCATAATGTCTCTTTCAATAATGTAGAGGCATTTGTTATGGCATCTTATTAAGTCTCCGTAAATATAAAGGCATTGCGTAGAGACACTCATAATGCCCCTTTCAATAATGTGGAGGCACTTGTTATGGCATTTTAATCTTATCCTGAGATATATATAGTCCATGTAGAGGCATTTTGGCATGTCTGAAAAGCAACATCATATAGGAGTTCTCTTACGTCATCCTCGGATACTCTACAATGTATCATTCCAGTAtgttttctctctcaaaaataGGAAGTATCAAAATTCACTAGAAACATAATACACATTTGTACCAAATATATTACAACACAGGAACAAAATACAATTGAGTACACATTTGATAATTTCAGTATAAATATACTAAGGGTTCAATGATTGATAAAAGAAACGCAAATACTGAACTTAAAAACAGACCACGACACCTAAGTGTGAGCGCTAGATGTTCAtgaaagaaaaaacagaaaactAAACATGTTCTGAGCACGAGATAACCTCCCCTTGCTAGGCAACATCACACGAAAAACTAAATAACATAGTATTTAAAATAATACACACTGCTCTTCCGCTCTTGTGAAATGATCAGCACTTTGAGTTCCCCTGATCTCTTGTCACACTGCAATCACCAAACCAATGTAAGTATAGTCTAAAGAACAAATTGCTGATATAGATTGTTGTGTTGCTCCTATCACAAGTGAAAAAAAAACAGATAGATTACCTTTGTGAAATTTCCTTGCATTGCAAGATCAGAAGACATGTTGCCTTAGTTTGAAACATCTTTTACTCTCTTAACCTACAAAATGAATAGTTGTCCTTGAGACACTTGATACACACATACATCGATTCCTTTGCAAATAAGCAGCCATGATTTAATTACAAGTAATATTAATTAAAATGCATTAATTCAACTTACATGAGTAGATGGCCAAGCAATGCAATGACCAATAGCATCTTCTACAGTTTGGATATCTTCAAATGGTCGAGGCAGTTCTTCACATCCAAGTTTACTAACATTTAGAACACTGATTGCCCAAAATGAGTCACCCAATGTATCCCCTTGAACCACATATTTGCTATCTCTACTTTTTATGATTCCTTTACCAACCACCAAGCCTTTAGTTCTTGCGGCCAATGAGAGCAAGATGACAGTTTTTGGTTTCTACAAATAAACAAAAAAATTAATTTATATCAGGATGTGACTTATCTCTAAAATGTAAGGATACATCAAATTCGTGTACTTTGTCTGTTTAGATGATGAAGCAATCTAAAAATTACAAAATGTTCATGATCATAACCCTGTGCAACGATCAAACCTAGAGAATATAAGTGCACCGCAACATGACCATAAACATATGCAACGATTGAAATAAATTGTTTTTCTGTGTTGGCTATTGCTACACATAGGTAGCTAAATATTTGACAGTGCAAACGACAAAAAAAATACTTGGCATAGTCTATCAAGAGGCGAAAGGCAGGGATCCTAATAAGAAGGCACCTCAAGAACATAGCATGGCACAAGCCCAAGTTTCAGGGGTGCAAATCTAAACAAATAACTGGGAAGTAAATATGATGCTAAAGTATTATTTTGCACACATAAATAGGTAAGTATGGTTATGTACCATTTCTAAAGCCAGAAGGAATTCTTCCCTGGACACACGGCTGTAAAAGTCTAACAATGGAGTGGATGCATGCATAATTACACATAGGGCAAGGTGGATAAGTAATTTTTTACTATGATCTGCAAGCTATGGTTGTTACAGAGGATAGAAACATGACAAAGACAGGATGCAGTGGACAGATGTCGTAAAACGAGCATTGTGGTTGGGTTATCTATCCAAAGAAAGTTCAGCTCCTAACTAATAATGACATGGATCGATACAATATTATGGAGACAAAAAACAGTTGTGTGCACATAAATCGCCCGACTCGCTATCGCTTCTTTAgacccttaggtggggtggctgcCACACATTGAATATGAATTAAGTTGAGTGACTTATAAAACTACTTCATAGCGTGTTCAAGTTCTAATAATTAGGCCATCTACACTGGTATGTAGTATGATGCAAGTCCTCCCTTAAAGCTGCCACCAAGATTTTTGTAGAGCACCGGTATCTAACTAGTTCATGTAAAGTAGCAGTTTGCCCATAGGCATGTAGTGTTTTTGCATATTCTTTAGCTGCCTATGGTGTGTATGGGGAATAAAAGCTATCAGATATGGCATGATTTGCTTCCAAGTTATGTAAAAGACCATGTCGCTAGAATTATGTCCATCTTGCCTAGTTAATGGTATACAATGTGTTAAAACTGCTAAATGTAATGATTCTTATACCTTTTGTGCAGTCTTATGTTTTGGTACTTCCTTTGTTGTGGATGTGGATGCCTATAGTAGACCAAACCACATGAAAACAACAAAACAAGATTAGGTTATGCATAATAACATGATGGCAAATACATAtgaaaacttgtgaaaataattccATAAAGCACCTTCACTAATCTTTGTTCATGTGGTGAGGATGAATTCTGGAAATGTTCTGTATCTTTAGCAGCACGCACACGCTGCATTATCAATCAAGATTGCTTAGTAGGTTAGCCATTCCAAAGCATACAGTGTAATGAACCTACTTCCACAGACATGTTCAGTGAGGAAGAACAATGTCCAAGCCAGAAAATATAATGATGTAGTGGATATAGCAGTACTATGAACTTACTAACAGAGAGTACATTAAAAGTGTATTTACTAAAATCCAAATGACGAAAGGACAACCGCAATACAACCTTTGTATTTTTGTTGGAAGTTTGAACAGCTTCATTGGATTTAGCAGTCTCATTAACACTATGTTGGATAACATTGTTGAGTCTTTTCGAAACGCTCACCTATGGGAGAAACATGATAAAAATAGCTTAAAATCAATGTTTTTTTATTTCATTGAAAGAAGCATATATATTCATACAATACAACATGTAGAATCTCCAAAAAGGATACAAATACCGGATGTGAAGTTTCTTCCGATGATTCCTTCCTTGTGGGTTCCTACAATTTTGAGAAAAATGCAGTGGGGAATGATTTATGAAGTATTTGGTGAGGTACACCAAATAATTTAGAACAACAATCCTAGAAGAAGTTGAAAATAGCGCACCTCCTCAGTTCCATTTCCAGGATTCTGAGATGTAGGTTCATTTGCAACTATTGCTTCCTGCAGTTTGTCAAATTTTCAAATATATTTACAATGTGTAATGAACAAAAAATTTAGTCAAACACACTAGGCGACCATGAATAATTTGCATTTTAACAGAATTCCTAGTAGCAACCACATGAAGCAGTTCTACTCCAGAGGTAAATGCAGCCGAACAATAACCAGTCATAacacccatttatgatgataaaaGTAGTGACATGGTCTGCAACGTAACCTTTGGATCACTTCCTGTAGTATGAATGTTGGCCATGGGTCTTTCAACACCATCAACCTCATAATCACCACCAAATCAATCTAAGATGTTcatctataaaagaataagagaaTTTTTCTGAAATGACATATTAAGTGAACTGAAGCAGACATGAATGTCAGCAATGAAAATAGTATTATAACCTTACAGCAAAGAGTCCACAAAAAAGAGTGAAAACTAGGGCTTTACCGTGATGTTATTGGACTGGAGCATGGGGGCTGGATCCTCCGGTTGGTTACCCTTCTTGATCTATCAaagaataacaagaacaagttctTGAAATGGTGGAATAGGCAAAGTAAATAGACATGAATGTCACAATCAGAAGGTACTAACTTCATTTCCAGCAGTCATCACATCGTTCATCCAATCTTCACCGGGATGGTTTCGTGCCATAAAAGCACACATTCTTCCCATGAGTCCAGTAACATTCTTCAGATCAGCTTTCATTTCTTGAAGTTCGTTTTGAACCATGACTTCACTTGATGCCCCTGGAACAGAAGTTGGGCCTCGACATAACCTTGCATCGCCCCAGTACTTATCGTCATAGTGTCTACCAATTGTTGAATCTTTTGCTATAACATCATCAAACACTTTGTCATAATCTTCTGGTGATAGCTTCCCATTTTTCTTCCTCTCAACAATTGCTAACTCCTTCCGAGCTTTATGCTTCAAAATAAAAGGGAAGATCAGAAAATACATAAATTAGCGGACAAGGATAGACTATGAGAGAAAAATGGTACCATCAGTTGTTGGACATTCTCATTTGTATATGTTCCATCCTTCTTCTTATGAGCTTCATCCCATAGGTCAATTTTGCTGACAGGTCCTTTATTCTTGACTTCCTGTACAATAAAGTATAACTTAGAACTAACTAAAGATGAAAGTAATAATACATTCAAAGAAAAATATACTACCATCTCTTTTTTCAATCTTGCGTGGCTTTTCCTTCCGGTGGTGTGTGAATGGCGTTGTTGCTTTCCCGCTTCAGAGTTCCTCTCACATGTTTTCTAGACAAAGTAAGTTCAATTAGCAAAAATAGAACTAAGCGTTTAGTTGATTCACTCGTAAAAAGGCAAACATATACTTAACTGTGTGTTGCTCCTGGCACCAAGTCTCAAGTAGTGTTATCCACTGATGTTTATTAACACCGTCAGGAACTCGTCTCATGATTCGATCTAGTGACCACTTATCTGGCTTATAGTACTCTTTCTTCAAGGAAGACTTGTAATCTCTCCACCCTTTGTTGACAATCTTCAATATCCATCCTTCTGTAGTGTACTTTGTCTCCTCGGGGTACACAAATTTTGTCTAAAAATAAAAGCAATAGTTAGGACAAAAGCACTAATAAATTAAGGAAATCCTTTCGATAAATTGTACCTCAACATAAGTGATGAGATTCTTCTTTGGCTTTCGCATTAGCTTGTTGTCCCATCTTGGGATATGTAGTGGCACATGGGAAGAATTCTTGGCCAGACCATGAAGAAATGAACCAAGAAGGCCAGCTGACCTTTGGTTTGGAACGCCATTTTCATCTGTTTCAGTAATTACCTTTCCACCAGATTTAATGTTCATCACATTAGATACTGTGAAACGACCCCTATACTCTTGAATAACTCCATTGGGCCCTACATATCAATGTGTAGAACATAAGCACCAACTTGCAAAATAATTGAAAAAC
Coding sequences within it:
- the LOC127342625 gene encoding uncharacterized protein translates to MQRVRAAKDTEHFQNSSSPHEQRLVKASTSTTKEVPKHKTAQKKPKTVILLSLAARTKGLVVGKGIIKSRDSKYVVQGDTLGDSFWAISVLNVSKLGCEELPRPFEDIQTVEDAIGHCIAWPSTHVKRVKDVSN
- the LOC127342624 gene encoding uncharacterized protein; the encoded protein is MKDAPSHQNFLEQTMDRDLICYFDIFGMVEKYGYTTSDVLYCKRDRHGRHKACLVKISNDNDVGKMLLEHEADRKLTFFVEKRTASLNTGVHFAAPTHTGSSDDAMEGYDTESSNESDHETDIDELDHELEAMKRRRADPSVHPKKHKRPRKSVSNLEDHDHGDLDDPLEPLQNGDEDEEILQDSLVDSENEYQDLAELDTTISGVSAESGSIKIVWPNGVIQEYRGRFTVSNVMNIKSGGKVITETDENGVPNQRSAGLLGSFLHGLAKNSSHVPLHIPRWDNKLMRKPKKNLITYVETKFVYPEETKYTTEGWILKIVNKGWRDYKSSLKKEYYKPDKWSLDRIMRRVPDGVNKHQWITLLETWCQEQHTKTCERNSEAGKQQRHSHTTGRKSHARLKKEMEVKNKGPVSKIDLWDEAHKKKDGTYTNENVQQLMHKARKELAIVERKKNGKLSPEDYDKVFDDVIAKDSTIGRHYDDKYWGDARLCRGPTSVPGASSEVMVQNELQEMKADLKNVTGLMGRMCAFMARNHPGEDWMNDVMTAGNEIKKGNQPEDPAPMLQSNNITMNILD